The genomic DNA GCTATTAgcacaccccttgttaatttctgtcatttgattaTCTTCAATACATTCAATTCGACGCCCGAAAATTGATAAGGATGTAAAGAAGATAAAAATGGGTTTGTCAATAGCACCACCATTTCTCTAATAGACTAAGAATTCTCATACAATTATCTTATGACAAGTGTCATAATCTTAGCTTTGTATATCCTCAGTTTAAGAATAATATTTGAGATTGATTGTTCACCATAAAACAATTTGTGAGAACATTACTAAGTAAACTTTCATTCAAATTGTTGACATAAGAGCAAAATAACTTATCTACTATCGTGTGGCTtcaaatattttattgcctCCTTATATTGACAAATAAAATCTACATCGcatttttaacatacatatcgtTATTGTTCAACATTTTATagttcacatatatatatataataacaaacTAGATTAATCATTAGGGTTTAACCCACAGAGATATCTATAGATTCATCCAAAACTATGATTTATGCCAACGTCAAGATAGGAAGTGGCCCATGATAGAGAAGAAGGAGACGTTGGAGATGAACGATAAGGGGAACATGAAGAGTTTGAAGAAGCACTTGTTGGTTTAGGGTTCCTAATCATGAATGGCACCATATCTTGAAGCAACCCTTGTGAGCTTCTCTCTTCTTCCACAAACTCTTGATGCTGGTCCGGAAACGGGCCGGGCGGCAGATCCGGAACTGGATCGGGAGTAACACTTCGCGGGCTCTCTTGCGCTTCTCGTTCTTGGTCTTCGGGTTGGGGATCCGAGGTTTTCTTCTTGGTCTTCTTCATTGGTGGAGTGGAGTTTTGGGCCTGGTTGTTGAGGTTGAAAAATGGGTATGTAAAGTGTAAATGGAGCCCTTCATAGGTGATGATGAGTGTGTCTGGGTCCTCACTGGACCTCTCTACTTGCTTTTTGGCACTGCATCTTGGATTTGTGCACCGGTAGTAGCTCCTGTATCACAATCCAGAAAAAGAGCTGGGTGACAGATgtaaattaaaagataaaagaaaataaatcgtttgaaagtttttttttttttttaaaacaagcGATATTATTACTTCAGACTACAATAAAAGGAGGATGAATGGTTTGAACGTAGAATTCAGTGAGTTGAAGAGGAAGGTCTTATCCACCAGAATAATCCTCCGGCCACATGCAGTTGAAAGTTTAATGAACTTGTGTGATTGTAGCAATATGTCAACCTTTGTCTAATGCCCTATTACTAGGGTTAGACCTCATTTAGGCTATAAGGTACTGGCGTTGGTAGGCATATTTAAGGATAATCTACTTGCTTAAGGTGTTGAATAGGGTGGTTGGCTTCATGCTGCAGTACTAACTAGAGAGCATTTCGTGAACTAATCTACTTAATTAGTATTAAAGTCGTCCGAGTCACGCCGATTAATTTCGACTCTTAGACGCATAAGATAATGAAGTGGTTTGGGATGCTTATAGATTTTTCAATGCAAAGTTGAATTGTTTAGGTGCCTAATACACAAATGATTTGACAATGTTCAACAATTATCATTTCaagttaattaataatatatagaTTTGGACGTGTTATCTTTTATGAAAGGTAGCGTTATTCATACTTTTCTTATATTTTGCCTTGCATTATTCTTTGCAAGAGCTTATGAACAATGAGATTTCTTTCATATACAAGCGATATAAAAAGGTGGAGAATCGATGCCCTTAGGTGTAGAACTGAGTGCTCGTAACTGCTTGAGCTACGCACACTCATAGGGCTGCAATAATATCAATACCCTAaagcttttaaaaacacttaactccagataaaggggaagaagaaggagatatatatatatatatatatagtaaataGTTACCTAGGATTAGGGCTATTCTTAATGGATTTCTGGCCATACTTCCTCCATTTATAACCATCATCAGCCATTATTCCATTTCCACAGCTTTTGATCTTCAGAGTGTACTTATGCTCAACCTTACTCAGACCCCTTTCTAGCAATGACAGCCTGCAAAATAAGAAAATGCATTTATAACAAActacataaaaattaaataaaaaataaaaaaaccccaaTTAATTAACAATTCTATAAAAATGGTGAACTTAAAATTATTGAAACATAATATACAAACCTGGCGTTTGGAAGTTCTTGGGGTTGGACTGTTCCAGTTGTGACAGATAAAGCAGCCTCGATATCTTGGATCGTTGGACCCGAATAGACGTTAGGGATGAATCGGTTGATAGCCTCTTTGCCGAAAACACTAGCCGCTCGGGACTGCACAGCCTCCTCCGGTAGCACAAAGAGTGGTGAATCATTGTCCAGAAGCTCCCTCACCAGCTCTTCCTCCGACCAGTCCGACCACGTAGCAGCCATTGATTCCTCCATTGTTaacagaagaagaaggagaagctgAGAGGAAACGAGTTGATAAGATGAGAATTATAGAGAGTGTATTATCTGGTGAGGAAATAAAAGAAGGGAAAAGGTGGAGCAGATGAAGAGGGGAAGTTGTCACGTCTACGTGTTTGCCTCTTGACTTTTAAAGTAAgagggttttggttttgtatGCATTGTACTTTGACTTAACGAAGAATTCTATTCAACAGTAAACATATTTGGTAAACTGCACAACCCTAGCTACGGgcactttaaaaaatatggggtCATTTTccttgtgcatatatatatatatatgctagggTAATTTCAATGCCTTGCCTACACAGATCAAATTTAAGAACAATAATTTTCACGACTGcatgaaattaaaaaacaattccGGTGTGCAACACACTGGCTTCATGATCTTAATTTACCAGGAAAAAGTTCGTGAGGTAAATTGAGACTGCTTTTTTGGTTGTACACATCTGTTTAATATTTTTACCATTGGATTggataaatgaaaagaaaattaatgaacataattaaataaaggTGTGCACAAAGATAATCTAAATTGCAAAGATGAGATTCAAACTCTACCTGCACATAAAGAAATACATCCGCTCTAACTAATTTAGCTAGATCCATATCTGAGAAATCGCATGATAGTCGGGTGAAAAATCATTTACTTTCTTTTGTTGCTTTGCAGCATTTTCTGTTTTCATTTAGTGTGTCCTTTGTCTTGTTATAATGTGTGTTTTGATgagagaaaattttgaattatagAGGCATCAAAGGTGGACCAATGCTACCTGAACCATGACCCAATTTTCAACCCAAAGCAAGAGTCAACCACtaaagaatcaataaaaaaaataccttTTCATTATTTCAAAGAGATTACATTCTCCTCTTTCTTTAAAAAAACAGATTAAAGACTTGAACTTCATTATCACTTCTTTCTAAATTCTTTAAGGAAGCATATAATTGGCTAGCTGGATAGTTACTTTATAAAAGGAGTAGATGTGAACTGTGATGACcttttaattaacaaaattaaaactgCCTAATCTCATGTCATCAATTCATCACACTATTTCACCTCCCAAAAAGTAGCCTTTGTGGATCCTTTGATTACATAGTTCAACTGATAATCAGGCTGCCGTCGTTCACCAAGAAATATTTTGGTCGTTTTTGACGGATTGCTTACTACTAGGTTGGATTGAATGTCAACATGTGGAGGCGTATGCCTTGTGACCGCAGTAGAACTTTGGGTTTTATACCATGGCTACGCAGGCGGCAAGAGAACTTTCCATCATTGGAAAACTGGCGGGTGCATTCCAGCAAGTCGCTTGTTGACACATCGAAGTTTGTACAGGACAAGATTAAGATTGTAGCAATCTAAGTGCAAGTTTATTAAAAGAATGGTTAACTTTTTTGAACACATcacaaatatttattaaatgaGTGTCGTTGATTGCAAGAGAGGATCTAATCTCTAATTAGACTGATAAAAGTATGAAACCCTACTTTAATTCTTCccccaactttttcttttccaactcTCCCAAGTCTCGATCAAGTGAGATGACTAGCATgcaaaaagaagataaaacatAATTAGAGCCTCCTGTAATTAAGGTTTATATATACTCATACAAGACTAAGCATGCGTGTTAATTGAATATTTCCAGAATACCGACCCACATTAAATCCAAGAGATCAACATCTTGCAGTTTCCAAATCTCTACGCTTTCATTATTTTAGATTTTAGAGAGATTTGGTTGTGCTTTTGATGGCTGGCGGTGCAAACAGTCAGTGCCAATGTCTAACAACATAATggtacacacacatatatgcatgcatgcctCGATCTTTCTcacaagaaagaaaacaaaattaattattgcaACTAATTGTCCACCCAAATTCATCAATTAGGAGACTATTCGAAGAGAATAGTATTTTGTTAATCTTGACAACAATTCAAACAAAATACACGTGATCAATGATATAGTTTGAAAGAAACAAAGCTATGTATATATGTACAACCACGTATATCGGCACTCCACCACGAgtacttgaaaattttaattcatgACACTAAAATACAATTAAGCAGTATATATAAGTTTACATGTTACAGGATTAATCGACGATAAGTCTTTGTTTTACAATGTAGTATATAATAGTAAGTAATCGCGCTATGGAATCTTCACCGTGTCGGGAGACCAAGCAGGGCATAGCTAGTGGCATAGGAATCGACTCGGCGTCAGCGGCTTCGTGCCGTACTGGAGTGATCCAATATGTCATTAGTTGTTTATCACACAAACTGTGTTTCAGTACCGCTCAATAGATTAGTTTTTAGCACGCAAAATGATGTAGAAAATGGGcaacagaaaaattgaaaaaaaacaaaaataaaattctagGGTGGTATTATTCAACCACCATCACCatagcttatatatatatatatatatatatatatatatattcagaaAGTTTATCTTGAAACACAAGGGGAGCCGAGTGGTTGCTTCAAAGTGAGGGCAGGTTTTGGCGGTTTGTGGCTTTGACTTTTGTTAATCCGAGAAACATAAACAGAGGGTGCGTGCTATCTCCCTCTCTTGCTACCCTACccgcttaaaaacacaaaactagggTTGACCGTCAGACAatgggggagggagagagagagagagagagagagagagagaggcgtcGGTTAGCGGATGAGGGAGGTGGAGTGGGCGCAGCCGCGCAGGTTAagaaccaaaacaaaccaacttatctttggttggaaaaaaaattggacgTGTTCGCCAAAGTCAACCCCTTTCGATGCGGGGCCATGTGGGGACACGTGTGATTGGTAGTGTCCCACTGGTGTCGAGCTTCACGAGTGAAAGGGAACGGGTGGGTCGAGCTGTCGACGTCTGTGGTatcggaggaggaggaggggattGATCCGAGAAGTGACGCTAGCTGTAAGTAATCTTTTGGGGTTAAAACAAAGAAGAGAAGGAAGGGGGTCCTAGAAAAGAAGGGCAAATGTCCTAATCTATCGTCCTTTGCAGGGGCATCTTCCTCTAGTGCTAGCagtcaaaagactcaaaacctAGTCTTCTAGATGCGGTGGCTACAGGTGGGAAACTGCCACCACTGTGTATCCCACAGCGAGACCGTGCTAAGGACAAATGCCCACGCCAGAGCGGAGTGGTTGATACATTTTGAGACCTTAACGGCTAGAAGTACTTACCTTGACACATTAGATGGACTTACATTAAGAAATCGCCCACACGCTCAAGGTAGCATTTTCCATTCCACTATTCTGAGAAGAACTATGTTGTTGACAAGATGGCTAATTTGGAGTAATTTTTTGTATGACTGTTTAAACTGCTAGAGTTACGTAGTGTTACTAATCAACTCATGTTCTAAAATGTGTATTTTATTCATTAGATAGTATATATTGTCTATgacatataaaatattatgtgaGTTTTTATATCCGATCGCCACATGATGTTCACATAACATTTTAACATACCTGGACAACATGGTTAATATTAAGGAAGTTGAATTTCtaacataaaagaaaaggggGCAATATGGTGATGAGTACATCTCCTCGTAAACATACATGCAAAGTTCTCTACCCAATGTGAGAATCATAATCTCAACAAGTTCCCGAATTGAGATGAATTTTCAAATCTAATACGCGAACAACACAACTACACAAGTTAGGTGACTTAGAGGTTATGTGACTGCTGGGCTTCACTCGTGTGGAACAACCTGTTCTGATATCTTGAAGGAATTGTTCTatgtaaaaccaattggcaaatGAGAGTAGCCCAACTCCTTTTAAGTAAGTACAAGATCTCTTAGTTCTCCAATATGGAATTCATACTCTCATAAGTATGTCATGAACATAAAGTATAGTCATATTTGTAAAGATAAGTGTAATTGTAATACCAATGGAATAGGAGCACGACGTACCAATGTAAAGATCGCATTGAAAAATTACTTTATGATTTATCAATCATGTTGTCCACTTATATTTGCATAAATTGGTAAAACAATAGGGCAGGTTTTTTcacactaaaattaaaatttcttgTGAATTGGATTATGGACTGTGTTAGTTTTCCCCTCATTCATATGAAGATGTGAAGAATGTTTTTCATCAATAATTAAGAAAGCTTGCAAAAGTTTATAAGAAGTGCTGGGTCACTCTCTTGATTGCCAATTGATTGTGGGGTGTGGAACCTCAATTCTTTCATTGTATGTAGGTAAGTTAGCAAAATACATGACAAAAGTCATTTTGTCACATATGTTCATATCATGATGTTAAAATTGTCGATGTTTTAGACTTAAAATTTCACCATAGGAGACTAGCAGACATCAAATAGTATTGAAACccaccaaggttctaaaagccACTAGGCGTTAGTAGGGCGGCGGGCAGGCTAGGCAGGTGTCGTGCACTCTCGTTGCTTCAGAGGAGTGAGGAGTCATTTCTCACATGTCTAgacgtcatttcttaatttttcaaacaCTAAATGATTAGTTGAGTGGTGACCAGCCGCCTAAATGACACTAGGCGAGGATAACCCACTGTGTTTTGGAAACATAGCGATTTGTATCTTTCTATTGGGCCTTACATTGTCAAGATAAAGGTAATTGATGATTCAACTCTAGGTCTCCAAGCCCATCCTCTCTTAAATCTGTTTTATGCATAGTGGGCCCAGAGACTGAAAAAGCAAAACAACTACACTTTTTAAGCTGGACATGGCCGATTAGCCGTATAGGCTACGGCCTAACAAATTCCACTTGGACCACAAAAATTCAAGTTAAATTTCAGCCCAACTAAAAGACATTCAAACGGATTAATTTTCCCGCGCAAACCAACCGACTCAAAGTTAGCACCgacattaaaaatagaaaaatatacaaaatccGCTGGATTCGGGCCACGTGGAAACGCACGTAGTTAGAAACCCCCAGTAACAATCTGACACGTCGTCCCTCCCGCTCATGCTTAGCTGTCATTTCCATTTTCGAAtgattattttcaaatttgaaattttacaGGCCGCGCGCGAGCTCCATGTGCTGCTATATATAAGTAAAGTGATCGAAGGTGTGAGGGGAAGCTGGATTGGGAATGGAGGAGGGTTGCGCGACACCCAAGCGGCGAGAGTGCAGGATATCGGAGGCGAACATGTGTCCACCGCCTCCGAGGAAGAAGGCGGTTGGGGAGACGAAGCGGGAGCAGCCGAAGAAGGGGTATTTCCAGCCGCCTGACCTTGATACTCTGTTTTCTCTGCCTCCGAGAAGTCAAGCGTGTGCGTAGCAAGCTCTATTTGTTATACAAGATGATTTTATTTGTTGGTTTTCCACTGTATATAGTTTTGATTGTTTTTGGAATAatttccctccttttttcttgaatttttgccTATATTGTGATGATATCGGAGTGAGTGGAGGGAAAAAGGTGGAATGCCCAAaagaggaaaaaataaaataaaattttacagtCTTTTCAAATACCCAATCACGTGAAAATAAACAAGTTACATGTTTTGGTTGGAGAATTTGTTCTAGAATCAAAATGTAGCTTGTCTTCTTACATTTACGATGAATGTTGTAAACACAAAGATATATACAGTGAGAGCCACATGTAGGCTTTCGGAATATACTTCTGGTAATAGAgacttttattttaaagaaaacatAGAGGAAGTTGACAGAATTGCCTGATTAGCCTAATCACTAATATTCCAATTATGTATACTTCTTTTTACGTTACTATAAAGGAAAGTAATTGAGGAAAAGATGCATACGATGTAATCTtttccaaaatatattatgaaaAGTATTTTCTTTGCCAGTGAAAATGAAGCAAAATCTAGCTTAGATttaagagaactttaacgaaaaatcccggtattgttcattttaacgaaaaaccatattttaacactaaaaaatcaatcttagtgttatttactttat from Pyrus communis chromosome 17, drPyrComm1.1, whole genome shotgun sequence includes the following:
- the LOC137722258 gene encoding probable WRKY transcription factor 49, with translation MEESMAATWSDWSEEELVRELLDNDSPLFVLPEEAVQSRAASVFGKEAINRFIPNVYSGPTIQDIEAALSVTTGTVQPQELPNARLSLLERGLSKVEHKYTLKIKSCGNGIMADDGYKWRKYGQKSIKNSPNPRSYYRCTNPRCSAKKQVERSSEDPDTLIITYEGLHLHFTYPFFNLNNQAQNSTPPMKKTKKKTSDPQPEDQEREAQESPRSVTPDPVPDLPPGPFPDQHQEFVEEERSSQGLLQDMVPFMIRNPKPTSASSNSSCSPYRSSPTSPSSLSWATSYLDVGINHSFG
- the LOC137722036 gene encoding cyclin-dependent protein kinase inhibitor SMR4-like, coding for MEEGCATPKRRECRISEANMCPPPPRKKAVGETKREQPKKGYFQPPDLDTLFSLPPRSQACA